The Acanthopagrus latus isolate v.2019 chromosome 1, fAcaLat1.1, whole genome shotgun sequence genomic interval tgtgtgtgtgtgtgtgtgtgtgtgtgtgtcaaacaaaCCAACTTCAAAATCGCGTCGACTAAACTTCGTTCGTTCCCCTGCTTGTGGGATTGCTGCCGTGGACAGACTGGATCCTGGAGGATACTGACAGCAGGTGAGTCCGGTGGAGCCAGCTAGCTTGATAAAAGCTAGCTAGCAAGACTGGATTTTGTAGCTCCTCCATTTTAAACTTCATCTTAGTCTTCAGGATGACAGTTTGTACTATGTGCATGGTCCGATACCTCAGCGCTTTATTAcctcagtatttcattttattttagaacTTTACTTTTTTATAATCTACACTTGTATTGTGATCGTGTTGTACTTGAACGGACCTGCTGCTACAATTACCTAATTTCTGTCAgatgtatttgttattttgagaGAAGACGAACCACATCAACCACCCTTCTACCATTTATTTAGAATTGTATCATTAAGTAAAGCTTGATCGATCCAGGACTTTCTCTGTTCGCAGGCAGCAAAGCTGTTAACTGCAGCCAGCCGCCAGTTGTTATCTTTGACCTTGGCCTGTCCACCAGCTGTGTTCTGTCTCATACAGGAGCAGGATGATTACAGCTAGCTGCAGTTAGCatctctctggttcctctgtgggATCAGTGAACTCTATCtggattattacagaaaataatctgtaggttctgatccgtccaggttctgttgatccagataatctccacagatgaactccactctgtgatgtgtgaagctacattaactgtgtagcagtaagaagctaatgttaggctacaaacagacgacatcacggtcacatgactgaaacgtctccaccactaagagtcttactgcacaattactatccaggttttctataaactgatcagtgtacaagttgtaaagtcagagttagaacagtgtggaactaaagtggcctctgaagacggactagtgagtagatgagtctccgtgttgctgtgaggacgtttaatgtccccgacaacctctgtagtctcattcagacacttgttagcaaccgctaactgttgttagcacatgaagagcttcaggattaaactgtgggacattaatgatgattttaaagGTTCAGCCTGTAACAACACACCTTACTTCTCCAACCAGAACATCAAGTCTTTCAACATTTTAGTGTTCAGTGAAAatcatcagctgctctgtgatgttAGAAGAAGGTAAAATAAACAGCACAGATGTGGCAATAACATCGACCCGAGACCTGGTACCGGTCCACGGCCCGGTGCTGGGGAATCTCAGGACATGAGAACATGTGCAGCTGGCAGTGTTTCATTCAGCTGACTGTCAGACgaggaacaggaagtgcaaACGTGCACATCACATCTTGGTTTCAGGACCCGCTCCTGTGGCACCAACACCACCATCTTTATGTTGGtgttattattcatattatgtTGTGCTCATGAGCGACAGGTCAACGACAGCTACAGTGTGctgtctgcaggctgctgacagAGCTACAGCCCGTGGAGCCAGGGCGCTTCGTCTCCTGGGGGGAGATCCGGTTGCACAGGACCGGTTTGGTGAGATTGTtggctgagagcagcagcagagctgcgACCCAGGAAGTTTCTGCTCCGACAACACAAAGGTAAAAATTTCCTCTGTTTGTATAAAAAGATAGACAGGTGATGTGATCCGGAGGAGTCCTGCTCCGCTGAACCCAAAGAGTAGTGATCGAAGTCCATCGTGGAGGTTCTGAGTGGAGGCTCTGAGTGGACCACATCgaggataaaacaaacaatcataCCACTCATCTGGGCCACCATTACATATTTATTACATAGATGACAGATGTAGAGATGGACCACAGGAAATGATGACGGTATTTGAAATGGAACGGAATGTTTAATCAGGGCTGAAGCCCAATGAGCAGAGCTGCACTGTGCCCGATCattaatatcaatattattatcattaatatcaatattattgtcattattatcaatattattatcattattatcagtattatcattattattatcattattatcattactatcATTAGTCTTGGCCTAGGAACTCGGAAAGGTGCGCAAATGCATGTCAACATATAATGAAGCAGATCTGCCACATGGTGGCGTCTCATCAACAAGGAAGCACAGATGACTgacaggtgagtccaggtgaaGCTGGACCGATGACTgacaggtgagtccaggtgaaGCTGGACCGATGACTgacaggtgagtccaggtgaaGCTGCTCCACAGACACACCTGTGGGAACAGATTCTGGGCTGTATATAAAATGGAGCAGGTGTACTTCCATCTGAGGGCTGAGGTTGGGACTAGCTCAATCAAACCAATAGGGAGCATTAACCAGAATCTGAAGAGCCATAATGATTGATGGAGGTAGGCGTGGCCTATCATTTGATTGGCCAGGCATTGTTCAGAACTTCACCTCATGTGGCTCATCGCTGCCTCGGTGAGGACGTCTGGAACCTGAAGAACAGCTGACACATTTATCACTGCAgatttctttaaacatttgatTCTTTTTACAAAATGGATGAAAACCCCGACAGGGAGGAAGCAGCTGCACCGAGACATCTGCTGCTCTAGATCAAGTCTGCAGAtacttcagctgttcagcagaatgctgctactctgttttactgtgaagctccagaactgagGACtcactgctcctttaagttcTTAAAGGAAGAAAAGTTCTTCCGGCAGAAAAATTGGATGGATAAAATATTGGTGGCAGGTCAGTTGGACCTTGGACGTTCAGTCTGCGGAGGCACAGCTGCCTTTTCACAAGGAGACGCCACATTATCAACAGTTctctgttataatgtgtagtgatttaGATCttgacccaccaaacatcctggaaagtgacaaagttacgttttcaCTCTAAATGACATGATCATAGTCttcatcagtaaactggacgctgggacggaggctgttttctgggggaaagttcactgaagtctcggtctggagtGCTGAAGGTCACAGTAACAACAGTAGCTACACAAACAcctggtgagttaaagttttctgcaggtgacagacgctgtttttcaggcagaaatgtgacaaacaggcaggaggacagacaggaggacagacaggaggacagacatattttacaatatatataatataatataataattaagaAATGATTGtatgttgtgttcagtttcatgctgtgttaAACTTAGATGCTAATTGACCTCCTCAGCTCTGATTAACAGCCTCCAGCCTTTCAAATGCAGCTGACAGTGGCAGAGTTGCATTTTCATTGGAGGACAGGTCACAGAATATTTTACACCTCAGACTAGCACTGTGTTTGACcgatgtgttgtgttttaaccGCATAGTGCAGCATCACCTGCACATCTCGTGTTCCCCACATGTTGCAGGTATTAACTGCAAAATGTGCAGTTCATGGAATTCGTCTCTCTGAGACCTTCGCCTGTCAAATTCACGCAGCCATTCttcataaaaactttattttctgtccttgTTCGTCACACTTGTGTCTTCAGACTCTTTCTCTGAGTAAGGATCTGACTCTGGCACACTCAAATCTAGATTCCAGATTCTTTGATTCGCCCCTTTGATGTCCCACCCCGACACCAGGACAACTGAGAGGGGGATGCAGAGTTTGGCAGAAGATGATGGAAGcaccaccacagaagaagaagcagctccAACAGACTGAGGCGGTCACACAGTTGTTTCTCATAGAGGACTGAAGCACATCAGAACCTGTGCGTCCAATCAGACACGTGCGGCTCACAAGCATGAGACAATCAATGAGAACATTCCTCTGAAGCCCAGACAGGACTGACAGACGGACCAGAACCAGCTGCAAGAACCAGTATCTGCCACACTGCAGGCCTCCCACTCACACTGCCAGACTGCAGTTCTGAGCAGCGATGAAGTGAAAAAGGCCCAAATGCCCAAACACAAAGCTAACGACTGCATCCACAGTCTCCATACAAACTGCATAATATAATATAGATAGAATATGATAATTGATAATAAAGGTGTGACCTGTGACCTGAACCTCTCCTGTGTGCTACTGAATCCACCAGGAGGTGAGGCATGATGTCACGAGCTCCCTCATTGTCCCACACAAACACGTCCTTTGTCCACACTGGGCTTATATGGATCTCACGTGACCACATTCTCAGGACTCGGGACCTCCTTCCTGGGTAACATGATGTGGACTCTGATTGGTGGGTGGACTCTGagttctgtctctgtctctctctgcatgcTGGCAGTTTGGTGGAGCTGAGTTGAGCAGCAGTGGGCTGATGGAGTGTCGGGACGGTGCTGTGTCCTGGCTGAGCTGGGCTCTGATCGTGGGGGGCGTGGCCTACCTGCTGGAACAGACGCGGCACCACACACCTTACGGTCGCTACGTGAAGCCGAAGGGACCGTGCTGCCCGGCCGGACCGAGCTGGTTCCTGCAGGAGGTCCCGGCcttcctgctgccactgctgctactgctgttCACGGAGGAACCGCACACTGAGCCGGGGACGAGCCGGTACTGGACCGGgaggatgctgctgctctgcacctTCATGGTGCACTACTTCCACAGGTCAGACCTCAGatcagacctcagacctcagatcagacctcagacctcagatcagacctcagacctcagatcagacctcagacctcagatcAGACCTCAGGTCAGACCTCAGgtcagacctcagacctcagatcagacctcagacctcagatcagacctcagacctcagatcagacctcagacctcagatcTCAGATCAGACCTCAGATCAGATCTCAGATCAGACCTCAGATCAGACCTCAGATCTCAGATCTCAGATCAGACCTCAGATCAGATCTCAGATCAGACCTCAGatcagacctcagacctcagatcTCAGATCTCAGATCAGACCTCAGCTGtagttcaaaatgaaatgtattacATATTACTTGTTCGCTCCAGTTTAAATTAATAGATTACTGTCTGGTGGAGTAATATTACTCATTACAGTACTCTGTAGAACAGTTCAGCAGCCCCGGTGAGTTTAAATAAGGTTCTGGACTCAGGACCGGTTCTGGACTGATGAGCAGATGATTGATCATGAGACAGGAGCCATTAGATGTAATACTCTTCTCATATGAAACAGGATGAAGGAGCGACATCACAGTCAGCTGCCTCCAGAACCTGGTGCTGTTCTGACCCTGTCTGATGGCGTCATGTGACCCGGTGACTGATGGTCACGGCGGCCATGTTGGAGgtgaagcagcacagacacacttcaTGTTATGGAACAGGAAGTAACCTGCGTCTGTTCTTTAGGAGTTTCATCTACGCCTTCCTGACCAGAGGACGACCCGTCCCGCTGTCCATCGTCCTCTACGCCGCCATCTTCTGCTCGCTCAATGGCTTCCTGCAGGGACACCACCTGCTGCACTGCGCCCGGTTTGAAGACACCTGGCTGACGAGCACTCGCATGGCTGTAGGTGAGTCACAGTGATGTCCTCACAGATGCTCAGGACGCTCCTGAGAAATGTGACCAGGCTGCAGGTGTATGACCTCACCATCAGTATGTGATGACTTAACACACGTGAAGATGAAGCTTACAGAGAGGCAGGTGTGCTGATCAAGCCGCTGGCTGCTGGGACGTCACAGAGCGTCACAGTGTtagttcctgctgctgctcgtcctGCTCCCCTCGGCTGAGTCGGACTCCAGCTGGTCTGGTTCTGCCTCTGAGGCCtcggaggaggatgaggaaccTCCTGTGTGCTGTGACGTCTGCAGGgatgtgtttattcacagaaCACCAGTAACCTGGTGCACCATCAGGCACAGAGCAGATCTGAGCCGGTGCAACTGCAGCACTTCATACAGTAAGAACATGGAAGACAAATGTCAGGTTCAAACAATGTGGACACAAAGACAGGGGGGGGACATTTAACATGGTGATCAAACCGGGTCAAGACGtcctttgtgtgtctgcaggagacagacaggagtcAACGTGATTTCTTCCTCAGGTCTCCAGAGAGAACCAACAAGACCAGTTCAGTTTGGGTTCTCGTGCTactcattgtttttgttattgaaTTAGTTTAtaaggcgcgcacacacacacacacacacacacacacacacacacacacacacacacacacacacacacacacacacacacacagaatggcACTAAATGTCCCTGCCATCTCTAAAcggtcagtgtgtttgtccagcatttgtttgtgtgcagtgcattgtgggagtgAAGCAGTGGTTTGTTCCTCAGACAGTAGGTGCGGTCAAGTTGAACTCCTGCAGCAGTGAGATCTGCTGGCGACTGCAGGGGCGGAGCTACAAACGCTGCTATGAAGTCGGACACTCTCTACGTGACGGGAACAGAAATAATATACTGTGCACTTGTCAgtgtacactgtgcaatgacaataaaaggattCTGATCTTCAGGGTTGTTGTTACATGAAGGATTTTATAGGTTTCTTCATGTTGACTGTcccacagctgcagccacacagctgcTACTTATCTGacagtgtgtgatgtttgaGTAGAAAAGAGGCGCTTATGGATATGAAAATTCACCGAAACCGCCTCGTGATAAGTTGAGGTCACGTGACATCGAATGTGGAGCAGAAACCATCCAGGTcatcatggacac includes:
- the LOC119024109 gene encoding 3-oxo-5-alpha-steroid 4-dehydrogenase 2-like, coding for MECRDGAVSWLSWALIVGGVAYLLEQTRHHTPYGRYVKPKGPCCPAGPSWFLQEVPAFLLPLLLLLFTEEPHTEPGTSRYWTGRMLLLCTFMVHYFHRSFIYAFLTRGRPVPLSIVLYAAIFCSLNGFLQGHHLLHCARFEDTWLTSTRMAVGLLLFVVGMTINIHSDHILRSLRRPGEIAYRIPHGGMFEFVSGANFFGEIVEWCGYFVAAGSLPAFAFAFFTICSIGPRACQHHRDYQRRFEGYPRSRTALIPFIL